In Centropristis striata isolate RG_2023a ecotype Rhode Island chromosome 5, C.striata_1.0, whole genome shotgun sequence, a single genomic region encodes these proteins:
- the csrnp2 gene encoding cysteine/serine-rich nuclear protein 2, with protein sequence MEAGSSLSLKRRYEEVDNSSPFSTSKDSDDDISSSDSADSCDSLNPPSSTAFTPTSILRQHKPSPGGKRVRFDVVTVYYFPRRQGFTSVPSQGGSSLGMARHHSSIRHYTLGEFAREQETSHRHTLRQHLRQEKLNARKMKLTRNGTVECAQADLLTLEDVSDEDLDVDGVEVDDCFFLQPLPTKRRRALLRASGIARIDAREKAELRTIRLSREECGCDCRLYCDPRHCGCSQAGIKCQVDRMSFPCGCSRDGCGNVAGRIEFNPLRVRTHYLHTIMKLDLEKRRMLIQGNGDQYAESDQMSSPSSTCPTSPDLSSVTGLDSELEESEVQTVVEVQDLLAEQDILERENETAVLHLQSAEEQERREREEADGEAELGVGGLTEQPLCLLPAALGGEQTEVPGVEQVLLQGPFPTGATVLCITDNQEESPSDLLKDSTSLLYYQLSPIEPGAFETLPRAEEVQQEERLVRDSGGGEQKQGREESKDDKPEEITCRQSLGKPLTNVILCSEECVAVVEEKPSTPQQSLPDVQCQRESCLDGEVNPLPPEV encoded by the exons ATGGAGGCAGGTTCGTCCCTCAGCCTCAAACGAAGATATGAAGAGGTGGACAACAGCTCTCCATTCTCTACATCTAAAGACTCAGACGATGACATCTCCAGCAGTGACAGTGCAGACAGCTGCGACAGCCTCAACCCTCCTTCCAGCACTGCATTTACCC CCACCTCCATCCTCAGACAGCACAAGCCGTCCCCGGGGGGGAAACGGGTTCGCTTTGATGTTGTGACGGTGTATTACTTTCCCCGGCGGCAGGGATTCACTAGCGTGCCCAGCCAGGGGGGTAGTTCCCTGGGCATGGCCCGTCACCACTCCTCCATCAGACACTACACGCTGGGCGAGTTTGCACGGGAACAGGAGACGAGCCACCGGCACACTCTACGCCAGCACCTGCGCCAAGAGAAGCTCAATGCCCGAAAGATGAAG CTGACAAGAAACGGCACAGTGGAGTGCGCTCAGGCAGACCTGCTGACTCTGGAGGACGTATCAGACGAGGACCTCGACGTGGACGGGGTGGAGGTGGACGACTGTTTCTTCCTCCAGCCGCTGCCCACAAAGCGCCGCCGAGCCCTCCTGCGAGCCTCGGGCATCGCACGCATAGACGCACGAGAGAAGGCTGAGCTCAGAACCATCCGCCTCTCCAGGGAGGAATGCGGCTGCGACTGCCGCTTGTACTGCGACCCTCGCCACTGCGGCTGCAGCCAAGCTGGTATTAAGTGCCAG GTGGATCGAATGTCATTCCCATGCGGCTGCTCTCGGGACGGCTGCGGCAACGTAGCCGGCCGCATCGAGTTCAATCCTCTGCGTGTCAGGACTCACTACCTGCACACCATCATGAAGCTGGACctggagaagaggaggatgctgATACAGGGGAATGGGGACCAGTATGCCGAATCCGACCAGATGTCCTCGCCCTCCTCCACTTGCCCCACTTCACCGGACCTATCGTCAGTCACCGGCCTGGACTCTGAGCTGGAGGAGAGCGAGGTGCAGACGGTGGTGGAGGTGCAGGATCTCCTGGCTGAGCAGGACATCCTGGAGCGAGAGAACGAGACAGCTGTGCTGCACCTGCAGAGCgcggaggagcaggagaggagggagagggaggaggcggACGGGGAGGCGGAGCTGGGCGTCGGAGGTCTCACGGAGCAGCCTCTCTGCCTCCTGCCCGCTGCCTTGGGAGGGGAGCAGACGGAGGTGCCCGGTGTGGAGCAGGTCCTCCTGCAGGGGCCGTTCCCCACAGGGGCCACGGTGCTCTGCATCACTGACAACCAGGAGGAGAGTCCCTCTGACCTCCTCAAAGACTCCACCTCTCTGCTCTACTATCAGCTCAGTCCCATAGAGCCTGGAGCCTTCGAGACCCTGCCCAGGGCGGAGGAGGTGCAACAGGAGGAGCGCTTGGTGAGAGATTCAGGAGGAGGTGAACAGAAACAAGGAAGAGAGGAGTCGAAGGATGATAAGCCTGAAGAGATCACCTGCAGGCAGAGTTTGGGCAAGCCTTTGACCAATGTGATTCTGTGCTCAGAGGAGTGCGTGGCGGTGGTGGAGGAGAAGCCCTCGACTCCCCAGCAGAGCCTCCCTGACGTGCAGTGCCAACGGGAGTCATGCTTGGATGGAGAAGTTAATCCACTGCCTCCTGAAGTTTAG
- the tfcp2 gene encoding transcription factor CP2, with amino-acid sequence MSWTLKLPLTDEVIESGLVQDFDASLSGIGQELGAGAYSMSDVLALPIFKQEESNLPPDSDNKILPFQYVLCAATSPAVKLHDETLTYLNQGQSYEIRMLDNRKIGELPEITDKMVKSIIRVVFHDRRLQYTEHQQLEGWRWNRPGDRILDLDIPMSVGIIDPRANPTQLNTVEFLWDPSKRTSVFIQVHCISTEFTMRKHGGEKGVPFRIQIDTFKENENEEYTEHLHSASCQVKVFKPKGADRKQKTDREKMEKRAPQEKEKYQSSYKTTILTECCPWPEVTYVSNSPSPGFNSTLNSFPVAEGNGSPNHQPEPVVQVADNLLPTTNPQDAQQWLLRNRFSPFCRLFTNFSGADLLKLTREDVIQICGPADGIRLFNALKGRVVRPRLTIYVCQEGREQQPKHENGDAATNTFFVYHAIYLEELTAGELTEKIAQLFNISPRQINQIFKQGPTGIHVLVSDEMIQNFQDEVCFVLDTMKDDTNDGYHIILK; translated from the exons ATGTCGTGGACTCTGAAGTTGCCTCTCACGGATGAAGTGATCGAGTCCGGTCTGGTCCAGGACTTTGATGCCAGTCTCTCGGGCATTGGGCAGGAGCTTGGTGCAGGGGCGTACAGCATGAG cGATGTGCTCGCCCTCCCCATCTTCAAACAGGAGGAATCCAACCTGCCTCCAGACAGCGACAACAAGATCCTTCCCTTTCAGTATGTTCTGTGTGCAGCTACCTCGCCAGCCGTTAAACTGCATGATGAAACACTCACCTACCTCAACCAAG GGCAGTCCTATGAAATTAGAATGCTTGACAATCGGAAAATTGGGGAACTTCCGGAAATCACTGATAAAATGGTGAAG AGCATCATCCGCGTGGTGTTTCATGACCGACGACTTCAGTACACAGAGCACCAGCAGCTGGAGGGCTGGCGCTGGAACAGGCCCGGGGATCGCATCCTGGACCTGG ATATCCCCATGTCTGTCGGCATAATCGACCCCAGGGCTAACCCTACTCAGCTAAACACTGTGGAGTTCCTTTGGGACCCATCAAAAAGAACCTCAGTTTTTATCCAG gtACACTGCATTAGCACAGAATTCACCATGCGAAAGCATGGAGGAGAAAAGGGTGTGCCTTTCCGGATCCAGATCGACACGTTTAAAGAGAATGAGAATGAAGAGTACACAGAACACCTCCACTCTGCCTCGTGCCAGGTCAAAGTCTTCAAG CCTAAAGGtgcagacagaaaacagaagacTGACAGGGAGAAGATGGAGAAGAGGGCCCCACAGGAAAAGGAAAAGTACCAGTCCTCCTATAAAACCACAATCCTGACAGAG tgCTGTCCCTGGCCCGAGGTCACATATGTCAGCAACTCTCCATCTCCTGGCTTCAACAGCACACTCAACAGCTTCCCTGTTGCAGAAGG AAATGGATCCCCAAACCACCAGCCTGAGCCTGTTGTTCAGGTAGCAGAT AATTTGTTACCCACAACAAACCCACAGGATGCACAACAGTGGCTTTTAAGAAACCGCTTCTCTCCCTTCTGTCGGCTCTTCACCAACTTCTCAG GGGCGGACCTGTTGAAGCTGACCAGGGAAGATGTCATTCAGATCTGCGGGCCCGCTGATGGTATAAGACTCTTCAATGCACTGAAAGGACG GGTGGTGCGCCCGAGGCTGACCATTTACGTTTGCCAAGAGGGACGGGAGCAGCAACCGAAACATGAAAATGGAGATGCTGCCACCAACACTTTCTTTG TATATCACGCCATTTACCTGGAGGAGCTCACAGCTGGCGAGCTGACGGAGAAGATTGCTCAGCTCTTTAACATCTCCCCCAGGCAGATTAATCAGATCTTCAAACAGGGTCCCACTGGCATCCACGTGCTGGTCAGTGACGAG ATGATTCAGAACTTCCAGGACgaagtatgttttgttttggacaCAATGAAAG ATGACACGAATGACGGCTACCACATCATCTTGAAGTGA